A single window of Bacteroidota bacterium DNA harbors:
- a CDS encoding GNAT family N-acetyltransferase — MKMQHFVVQVANEHHLHYADLICNEMESSAKARGTGIAKRTPEYIRLKMLEGKAVIALSKTGEWAGFCYIETWSHGNYVANSGLIVSPNFRKSGLATEIKKKIFELSRAKYPEAKIFGLTTGLAVMKINSELGYEPVTYSELTQDEAFWKGCQSCVNFEILKSKDRKNCLCTAMLYNPAEKNKPRWFDFVSKQKVMERLIRIKQTNFLKKLKIKKEEPINSL; from the coding sequence TTGAAAATGCAACATTTTGTTGTGCAAGTTGCCAATGAGCATCACTTGCATTATGCAGATCTTATCTGCAACGAAATGGAGTCGTCGGCAAAAGCCAGGGGAACCGGCATTGCCAAGCGTACTCCAGAATATATCCGGCTAAAAATGCTGGAAGGAAAAGCAGTCATCGCCCTTAGTAAAACAGGCGAATGGGCAGGTTTTTGTTACATCGAAACGTGGAGCCACGGTAACTATGTGGCTAACTCCGGCTTAATCGTGTCTCCAAATTTCAGAAAAAGCGGATTGGCTACTGAAATCAAGAAGAAAATTTTTGAGCTATCGAGAGCAAAATATCCTGAAGCTAAAATTTTCGGTCTGACTACCGGACTGGCTGTAATGAAAATAAATTCTGAACTAGGATACGAACCAGTCACCTACTCTGAATTGACACAAGACGAAGCCTTCTGGAAAGGTTGCCAGAGTTGTGTGAATTTCGAAATTCTAAAAAGCAAAGACAGAAAAAATTGCTTGTGCACCGCAATGCTTTACAATCCTGCAGAAAAAAATAAACCCCGATGGTTTGATTTTGTAAGCAAGCAAAAAGTAATGGAACGGTTAATAAGAATTAAACAAACCAACTTTTTAAAAAAATTAAAAATAAAAAAAGAAGAACCTATTAATAGTTTATAA
- a CDS encoding DUF2147 domain-containing protein, with the protein MRTLFATLIYFFISTLSLAQNSANDILGYYMDSKREAILKIFEKNNKYYGKLVWMNIPDREDYLNPDTTKRKEKILGQIIMKGLSFNGTDTWEGGTIYNSRTGKTYKCKITREPSGNLLFRGYIGVSLVGQTAYFVKVDFKE; encoded by the coding sequence ATGAGAACACTTTTCGCAACTCTAATTTATTTTTTCATATCAACATTATCATTGGCGCAAAACAGCGCCAATGATATTTTAGGATACTACATGGACTCAAAAAGAGAAGCCATCCTAAAGATATTTGAGAAGAATAATAAATACTATGGCAAATTAGTATGGATGAATATTCCGGATCGCGAAGATTATCTTAATCCGGATACAACTAAGAGAAAAGAAAAAATACTCGGACAAATTATCATGAAAGGATTATCCTTTAATGGCACCGATACTTGGGAGGGAGGCACCATCTACAACTCAAGAACAGGAAAAACTTATAAATGCAAAATCACAAGAGAGCCAAGCGGGAACTTATTGTTTAGGGGATATATTGGCGTTTCATTGGTGGGTCAAACTGCTTATTTTGTGAAGGTAGATTTCAAGGAATAG
- a CDS encoding argininosuccinate synthase: MKNNNVILAFSGGLDTTFCAIYLKNELNLNVHTVTVNTGGFTNEEKEKLEQHAEALGVSSFKIIDAKPAYYEKVIKYLVFANVLKNNTYPLSVSAERIIQALAIADYAKLMGAENIAHGSTGAGNDQVRFDMAFQILTPEVNIITPIRDLKLSRQQEIDYLKKHGVSMNFEKAIYSINKGIWGNSVGGKETLTSHLYLPDHAWPTPISKTQPEKLKLGFVKGELKEVNGISFSDPVKAIEALNQIASPFAIGRDIHVGDTIIGIKGRVGFEAAVALLIIKAHHALEKHVLTKWQLYWKDQLALWYGNWLHEGQYLDPAMRDMEAFFENTQQNVTGEVFITLMPYRFVIDGIQSEHDLMNDAFGAYGEMNKSFTGDDVKGFTKIFGNQTAIYYKVNQLQNQLILDKND; this comes from the coding sequence ATGAAAAACAACAACGTTATACTAGCATTCAGTGGAGGATTAGACACCACATTTTGCGCCATTTATTTGAAAAACGAACTCAATCTTAATGTACATACCGTAACGGTTAATACAGGCGGATTTACAAATGAAGAAAAAGAAAAACTGGAACAACATGCCGAAGCATTAGGCGTAAGTTCATTTAAAATTATTGATGCCAAACCTGCGTATTACGAGAAAGTGATTAAGTATTTGGTATTTGCTAATGTATTAAAGAATAACACCTACCCGCTTTCAGTTAGTGCCGAACGGATAATCCAGGCATTAGCCATTGCTGATTACGCGAAACTCATGGGCGCAGAAAACATTGCTCATGGCAGCACCGGCGCAGGCAACGATCAGGTAAGATTTGACATGGCATTTCAAATCTTAACACCGGAAGTAAACATCATCACGCCAATCAGGGATCTTAAATTATCGAGACAACAAGAAATCGATTACCTGAAAAAACACGGAGTAAGCATGAATTTCGAAAAAGCCATTTACAGCATCAATAAAGGCATTTGGGGGAATTCGGTTGGCGGGAAAGAAACACTCACGTCCCATTTATACTTACCAGACCACGCCTGGCCTACTCCAATTTCAAAAACTCAACCTGAAAAATTAAAACTCGGTTTTGTTAAAGGGGAATTGAAAGAAGTAAATGGTATTTCGTTTTCCGATCCTGTAAAAGCTATTGAAGCGCTAAATCAAATCGCTTCTCCATTTGCGATTGGAAGAGACATACATGTTGGTGATACCATTATTGGAATTAAAGGCAGAGTTGGATTTGAAGCCGCAGTTGCGTTGCTGATTATTAAAGCGCATCATGCACTGGAAAAACACGTACTTACCAAATGGCAATTGTATTGGAAAGATCAATTAGCATTATGGTATGGTAATTGGCTGCACGAAGGTCAGTACCTCGATCCGGCCATGAGAGACATGGAAGCATTTTTTGAAAACACTCAGCAAAATGTTACCGGCGAAGTATTCATCACCTTAATGCCATACAGATTTGTTATTGACGGAATCCAGTCTGAACACGATTTAATGAATGATGCCTTTGGTGCTTACGGCGAAATGAATAAATCTTTTACCGGCGATGATGTAAAAGGATTCACGAAAATATTCGGTAATCAAACGGCGATTTATTACAAGGTAAATCAATTACAAAACCAATTAATACTCGATAAAAATGATTAA
- a CDS encoding glycosyl hydrolase — MKKVTSIITTAALFASVSLFSQKKEEPKKPAEPTDPLLKAETYSSLSFRSIGPAVTSGRIVDIAVNPNNKSEWYIVAAAGGVWKTTNAGVTFNPIFDGQGAYSIGCISIDPNNSNVIWVGTGENNNQRAVGYGDGVYKSEDGGKTWKNVGLGKSEHIGMIAIDPTNSDNVLVAAYGPLWNSGGERGIYKTTDGGKTWKQVLNVSDNTGFNEVHIDKKRPNIVYATAHQRRRHEWTYISGGPESALYKSTDGGNTWNKLTNGLPAGDVGRIALAISPVNTDIVYAMVEANDDAGGFYKSTDRGASFTRQGGHRTAGNYYMEIFADPKDVNKIYSMDTWAQVSENGGKSFHGMGEKNKHVDNHAIYVDPDNTDHILMGCDGGLYETFDGAANWNYKANLPITQFYRVCVDNSKPFYYIYGGTQDNNSLGGPSRTISATGVTNADWFVTVGGDGFQSRVDPNEPNIVYSEWQYGGLIRYDRKSGEAVDIKPQEKPGEPAYRYNWDAPLIISAFDNKRIYFAANKVFRSDDRGNTWQVISNDLSRGIDRNKLPVMGKVWSMDAVAKNQSTSIYGNITALAESPKNENIIYAGTDDGLIQVTTDGGKNWTKSSTFPGVPAINVGGATSGPLVNFIMTSQHDENVAYAVLNNHRMGDFKPYLVKTSDKGKTWTNITGNLPEKGSTYSMAEDHKNKDLLFCGTEFGFYFSNNGGKNWIEITAGLPQAICVKDIAIQKRENDIVIATFGRGFYIIDDYSLLQNIKKEDLDKKATIFPVKDGLVYNESTPYGHKGKSFQGASFYNVNNPPVGATITWYLKDSYKTIKDKRKEAEKEKIKAGKDVFYPSADSIRLEDKEEAVYTILVITDEQGNEVRKIKQDAKKGMKKVTWNGRHEITSAVNFYTPNPDNPYESEDLGAPAIPGKYFAQIFKVENGVTEALSEKRDFNLTTLQNSTLPLPDQKQMVELNKSLGELRRVMAGSSNYTGGMSERLKYLKKGIQEGPSSSLTLLKDVKELEQQIEAINFVLHGDGSLAKREFETLPGLYGSLENIVWGTWSNSLGATNTYKEKLAEIKEKFKPVYNQISETAKKLADLENKAEGMKLPATPGRLPKWE, encoded by the coding sequence ATGAAAAAAGTAACCTCTATTATCACTACCGCTGCGCTTTTTGCATCAGTGAGTTTGTTTTCTCAAAAAAAGGAAGAACCCAAAAAACCGGCTGAACCTACAGATCCATTATTAAAAGCTGAAACTTATTCTTCGCTTTCATTTAGAAGTATTGGCCCTGCAGTTACCTCCGGACGCATTGTCGACATTGCCGTTAATCCTAATAATAAAAGTGAATGGTACATTGTTGCCGCTGCGGGTGGTGTTTGGAAAACTACGAATGCCGGCGTTACTTTTAATCCGATTTTTGACGGACAAGGTGCTTATTCTATTGGCTGTATTTCAATTGACCCGAATAATTCAAATGTAATCTGGGTTGGAACCGGCGAAAACAATAATCAACGCGCTGTTGGTTATGGCGATGGTGTATATAAAAGTGAAGACGGCGGTAAAACCTGGAAGAATGTTGGCTTAGGAAAATCAGAGCACATTGGCATGATTGCCATTGACCCAACAAACAGTGATAATGTATTAGTAGCTGCGTATGGTCCGTTATGGAATTCAGGTGGTGAACGCGGCATTTATAAAACCACAGATGGCGGTAAAACCTGGAAACAAGTTTTAAATGTTAGCGATAATACAGGCTTTAATGAAGTACATATTGATAAAAAACGACCAAACATTGTATATGCAACAGCGCATCAGCGTCGTCGCCATGAATGGACCTACATCAGCGGTGGGCCGGAAAGTGCTTTATACAAAAGTACTGATGGCGGAAACACATGGAATAAACTAACTAACGGTCTGCCTGCAGGGGATGTAGGTCGTATTGCATTGGCCATTTCTCCTGTAAATACAGATATTGTTTACGCCATGGTTGAAGCCAATGACGATGCCGGTGGATTTTACAAAAGTACTGACAGAGGCGCTAGCTTTACACGCCAAGGTGGTCACCGCACAGCCGGTAATTATTACATGGAAATATTTGCTGACCCAAAAGACGTAAATAAAATTTACTCTATGGACACCTGGGCACAGGTAAGTGAAAATGGCGGAAAATCATTTCACGGCATGGGTGAAAAAAACAAGCACGTAGATAATCATGCCATTTATGTTGACCCTGATAACACAGATCATATATTAATGGGTTGTGATGGTGGTTTATATGAAACATTTGATGGTGCTGCTAACTGGAATTACAAAGCTAACTTACCTATTACGCAATTTTACCGTGTATGTGTGGATAATAGCAAACCATTCTATTATATCTATGGAGGTACACAAGATAACAATTCATTGGGTGGTCCAAGCAGAACAATTAGCGCAACAGGTGTAACCAATGCCGATTGGTTTGTAACAGTTGGAGGAGACGGTTTCCAATCACGTGTAGATCCAAACGAACCAAACATTGTTTACTCAGAATGGCAATATGGTGGTTTAATTCGTTACGATAGAAAATCAGGTGAAGCTGTTGATATTAAACCTCAGGAAAAACCGGGAGAGCCTGCTTATCGATATAACTGGGATGCTCCGTTAATCATCAGTGCATTTGACAACAAGAGAATTTATTTCGCTGCCAATAAGGTTTTCAGAAGTGATGACCGTGGTAATACCTGGCAAGTTATCAGCAATGATTTATCAAGAGGAATTGACCGTAACAAATTACCTGTGATGGGTAAAGTATGGAGCATGGATGCCGTAGCGAAAAATCAATCGACTTCTATTTACGGAAACATCACTGCTTTAGCTGAATCACCAAAAAATGAAAATATAATTTACGCTGGAACCGATGATGGTTTAATACAAGTTACAACAGATGGCGGTAAGAACTGGACCAAGTCATCAACATTCCCCGGCGTACCGGCTATTAATGTTGGAGGAGCTACATCCGGACCGTTAGTTAATTTCATCATGACATCACAACACGATGAAAACGTGGCGTATGCCGTGTTAAACAATCACCGTATGGGAGATTTCAAACCTTATTTAGTGAAAACAAGCGATAAAGGAAAAACATGGACGAATATTACAGGTAATCTTCCTGAAAAAGGAAGCACTTACAGCATGGCAGAAGATCACAAAAACAAAGATTTATTATTCTGCGGAACTGAGTTTGGCTTTTACTTTAGCAATAACGGTGGTAAAAACTGGATTGAAATTACTGCAGGTTTGCCACAAGCTATCTGTGTTAAAGATATAGCCATTCAAAAAAGAGAGAATGACATTGTAATTGCAACATTTGGTCGCGGTTTTTATATTATCGACGATTATAGTTTATTGCAGAATATCAAAAAAGAAGATTTAGATAAAAAAGCAACGATATTCCCTGTGAAAGACGGATTGGTTTATAACGAATCAACTCCATACGGACATAAAGGAAAATCATTTCAGGGAGCTTCATTTTACAATGTAAACAATCCACCGGTTGGTGCAACCATCACATGGTATTTAAAGGATTCTTACAAGACAATAAAAGACAAACGTAAAGAGGCGGAGAAAGAAAAAATCAAAGCGGGTAAAGACGTATTTTATCCATCAGCCGATAGCATCCGCTTAGAAGATAAAGAAGAAGCCGTTTATACTATACTCGTGATTACCGATGAGCAAGGGAATGAAGTGCGTAAAATTAAACAAGACGCTAAAAAAGGCATGAAGAAAGTAACTTGGAATGGCAGACACGAAATTACTTCAGCGGTGAATTTTTATACGCCGAATCCGGACAATCCTTATGAGAGTGAAGACTTAGGTGCGCCGGCTATTCCGGGAAAATATTTCGCTCAGATTTTTAAAGTAGAGAACGGTGTTACCGAAGCCTTATCAGAAAAACGCGATTTCAACTTAACTACATTGCAAAACTCTACGCTTCCATTACCGGATCAAAAACAAATGGTGGAATTAAACAAATCATTGGGGGAATTAAGACGAGTAATGGCCGGCAGTTCTAATTACACAGGCGGAATGAGCGAGCGTTTGAAATACTTGAAGAAAGGCATCCAAGAAGGCCCATCCAGCAGTTTAACGCTTTTAAAAGATGTAAAAGAACTTGAACAACAAATTGAAGCCATTAATTTTGTTTTACATGGTGATGGAAGTTTGGCTAAACGCGAATTTGAAACATTACCGGGTTTATATGGAAGCTTAGAAAATATAGTATGGGGAACCTGGAGTAATTCGTTAGGTGCAACTAATACTTACAAAGAAAAGCTAGCTGAGATAAAAGAAAAATTCAAACCGGTTTATAATCAGATTTCTGAAACTGCGAAAAAATTAGCAGATTTGGAAAACAAGGCAGAAGGCATGAAACTTCCGGCAACTCCGGGCCGTTTGCCTAAATGGGAATAA
- a CDS encoding DUF2147 domain-containing protein has translation MKKIIFSTSLFLFAIASLAQNKANDILGYYMSPSGKSILKIYENNGKYYGKPVWMKEPEMLDSKNPDVSKRNQKVFGSNAIRDFVFDGKDTWAKGYIYDPNNGKTYDCKITRDEKGNLNVRGYIGISLIGRTEYFVKVDFKE, from the coding sequence ATGAAAAAAATCATCTTTAGCACTAGTTTATTTTTATTTGCAATAGCATCACTTGCGCAAAACAAAGCCAATGATATTTTAGGTTATTATATGTCGCCAAGCGGCAAAAGCATATTGAAGATTTATGAAAATAACGGGAAGTATTATGGAAAGCCCGTTTGGATGAAAGAACCTGAGATGCTGGACTCAAAAAATCCTGATGTAAGTAAACGCAACCAAAAAGTATTTGGATCAAATGCAATTCGCGATTTTGTTTTCGATGGAAAAGATACTTGGGCAAAAGGATACATTTATGATCCCAATAATGGTAAAACATACGATTGCAAAATCACACGCGATGAAAAAGGAAACCTGAATGTTCGTGGCTATATTGGCATTTCCTTAATTGGCCGAACGGAATATTTTGTTAAAGTAGATTTTAAAGAATAA
- a CDS encoding metal-dependent transcriptional regulator, protein MEISFTEENYLKAIFSLSRLYGDAEVSTNQISEHLNNKAASVTDMLKRLAEKKFIDYKPYKGVRLTEKGRKTAVKVVRKHRLWEVFLVEKLKFKWDEVHDIAEQLEHINSDELIEKLDLFLGRPKHDPHGDPIPDANGKFYAQKSIALAEAKVKQVLIVTGVSDHSTQFLQYLSQSGIGLGDHLKVDEVNSYDQSLKVKVNKNHGLFLSHKVALNILVEVKS, encoded by the coding sequence ATGGAAATTTCATTCACAGAAGAAAATTATCTGAAGGCTATTTTTTCTTTGAGTCGTTTGTATGGCGATGCAGAGGTGAGTACCAATCAGATTTCGGAGCATTTGAATAACAAAGCAGCTTCTGTGACTGATATGTTAAAGCGATTAGCAGAGAAGAAATTTATAGATTACAAGCCTTACAAGGGAGTAAGGTTAACGGAAAAGGGACGTAAAACTGCAGTGAAAGTTGTGCGTAAACATCGTTTATGGGAGGTGTTTTTAGTGGAGAAGTTGAAGTTTAAATGGGATGAAGTGCATGATATCGCCGAACAATTGGAGCATATTAACAGCGACGAATTAATTGAGAAGTTGGATTTGTTTTTAGGTCGCCCGAAGCATGACCCGCACGGAGATCCTATTCCGGATGCAAATGGAAAATTCTATGCTCAAAAATCAATTGCTCTGGCGGAGGCAAAAGTAAAGCAAGTTTTAATTGTAACCGGAGTGAGTGATCATAGCACTCAGTTTCTTCAATATTTGTCGCAGTCAGGTATTGGACTGGGTGATCATTTAAAAGTGGATGAAGTGAATTCATACGATCAATCGCTTAAAGTAAAAGTGAATAAGAATCACGGTTTATTTTTAAGTCATAAAGTGGCATTAAATATTTTGGTGGAGGTAAAATCATGA
- a CDS encoding Nramp family divalent metal transporter: MTKSSGKSLEEVHASVVTSGKSRWKSLFAFLGPAYMVSVGYMDPGNWATDIAGGAQFGYSLIWVLLMSNLIAILLQSHCARLGIVTGKDLAQASRESYPSFINFFLYILAEIAIAATDMAEVIGMAIGIHLLFPNVSLLTAVVITVLDSFLLLFLLNKGIRKMEAFILSLVMLIGVSFLIQLLIAKPDMGEVVKGIIPGLANDEALYIAIGIIGATVMPHNLYLHSSLVQTRKIERSPVGIKKAIKFNVIDSAVALNLALFVNAAILILAAASFFTKGMNNVSDIQDAHHLLEPMLGSTLAPILFAVALIAAGQSSTVTGTLAGQVVMEGYLNLRLQPWIRRLLTRLIAIVPAFITILIMGEHSTGKLLILSQVILSLQLGFAVIPLIHFVSDKNKMGEFVIPMWQKIISWVAALVIIGLNIKMVIHELTDWIVGSESPLLISFTVVPLCLFCFLMLLYIIIVPFISKQNIKTNTFHGDFKPIEFTEVNAYKKIAITVDFSSSDNKAINKAIMLGGKNAEYVLVHVLESTNAVVYGEDSFDMEREQDYQYLKKYQDQLSEKGFVSHLALTYGNPKTAIPKSVSAHQCDMLVMGTHGHKTFKDILLGTTIEDVRHNISVPLVLV; this comes from the coding sequence ATGACAAAGTCGAGCGGAAAATCATTAGAAGAAGTACACGCCAGCGTGGTTACTTCAGGAAAATCTCGTTGGAAGAGCTTATTTGCATTTTTAGGTCCGGCCTACATGGTAAGTGTTGGTTACATGGATCCGGGAAACTGGGCTACTGATATTGCCGGTGGTGCACAATTTGGTTACAGTTTAATTTGGGTGTTACTAATGAGTAACCTTATTGCTATTTTATTACAAAGCCATTGCGCACGATTGGGAATAGTTACAGGAAAGGATTTAGCGCAAGCGAGCAGAGAGAGTTATCCTTCATTCATTAATTTCTTTTTATATATTCTTGCTGAAATTGCTATAGCGGCAACGGATATGGCCGAAGTAATCGGAATGGCTATCGGTATTCATTTGTTATTTCCTAACGTTTCGCTCCTAACGGCAGTTGTAATTACTGTTTTAGACAGTTTTTTGCTTTTGTTTTTATTGAATAAGGGAATCCGTAAGATGGAAGCATTCATTTTATCGCTTGTTATGTTAATTGGTGTTTCCTTTTTGATTCAATTACTTATTGCTAAACCTGACATGGGGGAAGTGGTAAAGGGAATTATTCCCGGTCTGGCCAACGATGAAGCACTTTATATCGCTATTGGTATTATTGGAGCAACAGTAATGCCGCATAATTTATACCTCCATAGTTCCTTGGTTCAAACACGAAAAATCGAAAGGAGTCCGGTTGGAATAAAGAAAGCCATAAAGTTTAATGTGATTGATAGTGCTGTTGCTTTAAACCTGGCGCTATTTGTAAATGCTGCTATTCTCATACTTGCAGCAGCTTCGTTTTTTACTAAGGGAATGAATAACGTAAGCGATATTCAGGATGCCCATCATTTGTTAGAACCTATGTTAGGAAGTACCTTGGCTCCGATTTTATTTGCTGTAGCTTTAATTGCAGCGGGACAAAGCTCAACAGTAACCGGAACATTAGCCGGTCAAGTGGTGATGGAAGGGTATTTGAATTTACGTTTGCAACCATGGATTCGTCGTTTGTTAACGCGGTTAATTGCAATTGTTCCTGCATTTATCACCATTTTAATTATGGGTGAACACAGTACGGGAAAGCTTTTGATTTTAAGTCAGGTTATTTTGAGTTTACAACTCGGCTTCGCGGTTATTCCTTTGATTCATTTTGTGAGCGATAAAAACAAAATGGGTGAATTTGTGATTCCAATGTGGCAAAAAATTATTTCCTGGGTGGCGGCACTTGTTATTATTGGTCTGAATATTAAAATGGTCATTCATGAATTAACGGATTGGATTGTTGGTTCTGAAAGTCCTTTGCTGATAAGTTTTACTGTGGTGCCTTTATGTTTGTTTTGTTTTTTAATGCTCTTATATATTATAATAGTTCCATTTATCAGCAAACAAAACATTAAAACAAATACCTTTCATGGCGATTTTAAACCAATAGAGTTTACTGAAGTAAACGCGTACAAAAAAATCGCGATTACTGTAGATTTCAGCAGTAGTGATAATAAGGCTATTAATAAAGCGATAATGTTGGGAGGGAAGAATGCGGAGTATGTACTCGTACACGTATTAGAAAGTACTAATGCTGTGGTTTATGGTGAAGATTCGTTTGACATGGAGCGTGAGCAGGATTATCAATACTTGAAAAAATATCAAGATCAATTGTCAGAAAAAGGGTTTGTGAGTCATCTTGCATTAACCTATGGTAATCCGAAAACTGCCATTCCTAAATCGGTGAGCGCTCATCAATGTGATATGTTAGTCATGGGAACGCACGGCCACAAAACATTTAAGGATATTTTGCTGGGTACAACGATTGAAGATGTGCGTCATAACATTTCAGTGCCATTGGTATTAGTATAG
- a CDS encoding DUF2147 domain-containing protein, with product MRSLIALILFLSFQFTLPAQNHEHLGYFMSPQENSIFKFYKQGEKYFAKIVWMKLPERKDTLNPDLNKRSLKILGSIPVYDFIFDGKHTWYKGHVYDANTGKTYKSKITRDEKGNLIVRGYIGLSILGKTEYFVKVDFKE from the coding sequence GTGAGAAGTTTAATTGCACTCATATTATTTCTCTCATTTCAATTCACTCTTCCTGCACAAAATCATGAGCACCTGGGTTACTTTATGTCGCCTCAGGAAAACAGTATTTTTAAATTTTATAAGCAAGGCGAAAAATACTTTGCGAAGATAGTATGGATGAAACTCCCCGAAAGAAAAGATACTTTGAATCCTGATTTAAATAAAAGAAGTTTAAAGATATTGGGCTCCATTCCCGTTTATGATTTTATTTTCGATGGCAAACATACGTGGTACAAAGGTCATGTTTATGATGCCAACACCGGTAAAACCTACAAAAGCAAAATCACACGCGATGAAAAGGGAAATCTAATTGTAAGAGGTTACATTGGCTTATCTATTCTCGGAAAAACAGAATATTTTGTGAAAGTAGATTTTAAGGAGTAA